The genomic stretch ACCCTTAATTCatcccccttgtgtgtatgcattatgatacagtccttaattacatgatcacatgctagtttttccacaggacctctgaTTCATTGAGTGATGGAGCTAATGTGTCGTGGCTCAGTGAATGAATCAggcttgtgtagtgaaggaggcctTTTGTAGGATACCTGCCTCATTTGGGGAAAGTGTGACATGAATGAGACTGGGAACCGCAGGGACAGAAAGGACGGTTTCATGGTAaaggcagctgaatgctgccctggagtaTTGGATTCTGCTGCAGAGTTCTTGTGTGATGCAGTGCAAGTTATGTAAACCAGAATTTTCACATGGTGGTCActctgtgttcctcattttctgaatacccaacttgagacacctggggtctgatttgcagaagtgctgatcGCTCTCAGCTGCAACTGAGGTCCATGGAAGCTGTGCTCTGTACATCCAAAGTGCTACATAATACCAAatgctctgaaaaaaatcagacactAGGCATCTCAGATTTGGCACCCAGAATTACTGGGTATGTGTCATATGGGGCTAGTCGTCATGCCTCACCTCACAGGGCTCTGGTGAAGACCATTCCATTCATGTTAGTAAAGCCCTAAGATATGACGCTGAGAGCGTCATGAGGAAGCTGTTAATTCTGTACTGTTATGTAGAGAAGGTTTTGAAAAGTGTGCAGTGAGGCATGTGGTCACACATTAAATGATGAGgatgaaacaaaatattgaagagttgctcattcagtgagcacagtctgtcctgtgcactgaatgagttGGGGAAAACCAGCATGTGATCACATATGTAAAGATTGTATCCTAATGAATAtgcacaaaggggctgaattacAGTTGCACATGCAGCCTTAACTATGAGATTTCCTAACTTTCagctgcttgactttgcaaccttaatgttcttttaatttagGTTTTTGGGATGCAGTCTATAAATTTATTGGACCACCTTTTGCCCAGCATACTACTTGGATATATAtgaattattatattatttatgaAGTATATCAATTTGAAACAGTATCCTAATCTTTATCCCACATTTGTTCATGAAAAGCTGCTGTTAATATATTAAACTCTGACTTGTGGTAGATAAAATAATTACTTTCAGCACTGAAGACTCCAAAGCTTTGCAGGTCTCCAGCAGCTGTGCTGCTCAGGGCTAAGCAGTTATGCTATCTTAATTgtattggtttatttttaatgacaAACAGTGAGGCTACCAGAGGTAATCTTACATAGGGCAGTTCTTGATCCAGTACCTCTGTGAGCACTGATATAATGCCAGAGGCCTTCTGTGTCTGCACATCTTTAGCCAGAtgctgaagtcagtagaagttGTGGTGGTTGTCTTCGAGCCCAGTCTGGCCCCTTGTATAGAATTACAGATGATAATATGCAATATtaccaagattttcagaattttctatACTTAAGCACTCAAATGAGGCCTTGAGCCAGCAAAGCACCTAACCCCATGCGTAAATTTAAGCATATGTACATATGTTGATTTACTGGGATTGCTCGCATGcttagttaagcacatgcttcaaaatattttgctggactggggccttgGTGGCCAGATTTCAGAAATACTGAACACCCAGAAATTCCTGTAGACCCTACTGGGGGCTGGTGGGTATTTTTTGAAATCTGGCCATCTATTtgcttagatgcctaaatccaaATTTTGGAGTTTAACTTTAGGatcctgtttttgaaaaatttggccatTGCCTccaaatgttaaaattaaaaaaaaaacaacctgttagctgctattttttaattattttttattaaatattttttaaaatattatttttattaaatatttctataGTGGTAGTGCCCAGCGATCCCAACCCTGATTGGGACCACACTGAGTAGATGCTGTGTGAGTGTATAGGAAGACTCATTGACTCTCGCCCGACCCTCATTTGCCGATCTCTTTTAGACCGAACTTAGCGGTTTTAGGACCAAGTACGTCCCTAAGTAAAAACTATAATCTGCTGTgctgaggtggggggaagaggtttCACTTTCACAAATTGCTGACCCAACCCTTTCCAGCAACTCCAGAGTGATGTGTAAGGGTCATTGACTAAACCCTTGCATGCGAGTTCTATGGGTCAGAGTTGCTGTAATGTTGAGTAACAACCACTGGCTAAGTGGTGAAATATTTGCAACAGTAATGTGAGCTGGCTTTGGAATAAATATGGAAGATAAGTGGTTAAGAGTAGCAGTTTTGGTGTTTGGTGCCCAAGACAGGAAAAGGCTACATGACCAGAGCCTTCATCTTTCTTGCCTTCATCACCTGATTACTGATTTCATCTTGGGCTAGGAACATGTTTCCAAATTACCTTCGTGTGGAGGGCATTTTGAATGCCAGGTGTGCACTGCACTGTCCCTGCCCCTGTTATTGCCTTGTTAGGCCAAGCAGGATGGAGaccttcatttcagtttatatgTACCAGAATTTCTCCTCTGCACTTTCATTCTATGGCAGCCACTAATGCTTTACAAGCCTTACGTACATAGTGGAGAGGGCTAGATGGAGCACCCCTTCCAGTACAGACTTTAATACCAGGCCCAGTACAGAGGTGCATTCGAACTCACCTCTTGCATTCACATCCGTTCATGTTGATAACAGTGCTGTAATAGCTGCCCATCAGTCATCCCAGGGCACTTCCATAAAgacctctctcttttttattagccaagatggtcagggatgcaaccccaagctctgggtgttcctaaatctcaactgccagaagctggaactggacgacatgggatggatcactcaaattgcctgctctgttcattccctctgacataattggcattggccactgctgaaagaccagatactgggctagatggaccattggtctgacctagtacaGCTGTTCTTGTGTCCTTATATCCTATCGCTATTTCCTGTTTTCTCTCTAGGGGCTCCCAACACAGCAGAGTTGAGAATCTGTCGTGTGAACAAGAACTGTGGAAGTGTAAAAGGAGGAGATGAAATATTTCTACTGTGTGACAAGGTTCAAAAAGGTAACTGTGAttagtttctctccctcttcccagaatacatttcaaatgtaTTCAGCTGCggaggccaacattttcaaacttggaggCCTAAAGTTAGGCCCCTAAACCTTCACTTAAGCTCCCAAATAAGCAGCCTgatttcagagttgctgagcaccctcaactcccattgaactcaataggtcatcagctcctctgaaaatcaggctatttaggagcctacataaggACTTAATGCCTAACTGTAGGCccacaagtttgaaaatgttggccagagGTTTTAGTTTTTTCTCTCTGTACTAACTGGTACCTTCTGTTTCTGGTGGACTAGATGATATAGAAGTCAGATTTGTCTGGAATGAGTGGGAAGCCAAAGGTAGTTTCTCACAAGCTGATGTACACCGTCAAGTCGCTATTGTATTCAAAACCCCACCATTTTACGAAGACATCTCTGAACCAGTTACGGTAAAGATGCAGCTGCGAAGGCCTTCTGACCAGGAAGTCAGTGAGTCAATGGATTTCAGATATCTACCAGATGAAAAAGGTACAGTTCCTACTAGTAGAATTCTTAAGAGTATGTCAAAGCTGTATTATTACATGAGAGAGCAAACTTGAATCATAAAAAGTTTGGTTTTAGTAACGGCACTCCAGCATTGTCCTTCTTTAGAATAATATTAAGGGTGGTGGGTTGTGATTTTTTTGTATCAGCTCTTTAGATCACACATTTATGAGAACTACATTTGGGAAGACCCTTTCCACTATAACCAGAAGGCATACATCAGTACTGGAAACTTTCATCACAAAACACAGTGGAGAGCATCCTAATCTCCAACActcttttctccttccccttgTAGATCCTTATGGTAATAAAGCAAAAAGGCAAAGGCAAATATCAACATTGACTTTGCAAAAGCTCATCCAGGAATATGGTAAGGAAAACATTTGGTAGTTTGCTTCcatgtggtgggttttttgtttttttttaaagagcaatcCTATTCTTAAATAACAGGATTAATTGCCTTTTCCATTACAGGTCCCAGTGTGTCCGAGAGGCCCAAAGCAGCTCCATTCCGGTCTATCCCTGGCGAAGGGCGGGTAATTAAGAAAGGTAGATTTGTCTGCACATGTCAATGCAGACTCTCTGATTTGCAGTGTCCGTTTTCCATAGCAGAGAGTCCGATAAGGGCCCTAAGCTTTTCAAACACTGGGGGCTAGTTTTCAGTGGCTAGAGGCACTGGTGGGGTGACTTTTGTATGTACAATTACCACACATGCATATACAGAGAAATCAAAAAGCCCTTTCACTTTCTGGTTCATGCACACTGTGCTGGAATAACTTGACATGTAAATGCAGGCGCACAACTGGGAACATGCCTGGCCTGGGACTCCAGCACTTAAACTTCAAGGCACTAGTATTACCTGAAGACACCTATTATTTGcacctgcccccatcccacccccagttCATTCATGGTCTCCCGAAGGGCCACAGTAAAGTGTCACCCTCATAAGGTGACTCAGCACTCCATCCTGAAAGTGCTGCTGTAGGCCTGCTCCTCAGGTGGAAGAAAAGGGGGGCTCTCTAATACCCAACGTGAATCTGTCTAAAACAAATGGTTGAGGAAGGTTTGAGGGGTCCTTTCCCCTCTCAGCAAGAGCACTGTCCCCTAGCAATGAGGGGTCTCTGGAGTCTGCCCCCTGCTGAGAGTATGAGAGGCCAGCCCCTAATGCTCCCTCATGAAAGCAGCAGTAAGGGGGCAGCTCactgcaggagagagaagctCTTCAGTAGCAGGGGGCAAGAGGGGAACAAACACCAGCGGTCTGCAATAGGCCGCACCCCCAAAGTCCAGCACCGATGTGGGGAAGGAGCCCCTGACAGCCAgccgggagggagggagcaagCAAGCATGTGCTGCCCCTTTTCAATGAGAGAGAGGGGTAAGGGGCTggtgccagggagagcagcaggagatTGGGTCAGAGGTGAAGTTGTTTGGACAAATGCTAAACACTGAGTAAAGTTTTCCAAAGAACCTAAATGTTTTAGGAGTCagtgttaggcacctaaatacctttgaggatttcgACCTTGGGAGCCTAAGTCTCAAAGTCATTGGGACTTAGGTTCCCAACTTatttaggcccttttgaaaattgtatctgTTATCTCTGCATGTCTATGAGCTTTCAGACATTTGGTTCTTTTCAGTGAAGTCTTAACTTTACATTTAAGCAAACGATGCGGAAACCCCAGAAATGTTCTTTTATGGTTCCCCCTCCGCAGGTGAGGCCATGTCTACTCTGCATCTGGGAGCAAGCCTTTTAGCCCGGGGCCACAGACTTTCTcttgcactaaaaatagctgtgtagacagtgcagCTCAGGCTCGAGCTTGGGTTCTGAAGcctgtggggagtgggagcaggacaAGCTTGGGATCCTGAGCTCGAGCCCAAGCTCCAATGTCAAAGCAGCATCTAgaccagaagtgggcaaactgtggcccgtgggaccctcctgcccagcccctgagctcctggcccgggaggctagcccttggcccctcccccgcagcctcagtgcgcCGGAcagccgggcagcgcagctgcagagccgcggcctgacctggCGCTCTAGGCAGCGCGGCCGTAGCGCCGCCAggcaccagtgctccaggcagcgcggtcagGGGGCGAGGGGGCTGGATAGAGGGCGGGGGAGTTCGGGGCCTGTGGTCAGGGattgggggtgtggatagggggcagggcagtcagagggtggggaactgGAGGGGTTGGATGGCactggggtcccgggggggcagtcaggaatgacagggggtgttggatggggtggcaagAGGCAGTTAGGGGTGAGgggtccaggggtggtcaggggacaaagagcagggggTGGCGGAtgtggcaggagtcccaggggaccgacagggggttggatggggcaggagtcccaggggagccctctgggggcgagaagcagggggggttggataggaggcgggggtCAGGCCACGCCTGAATGTTTGGGGAGActcagcctcccctaaccagccctccatccAATTTTGGAGAAGTGatgaggccctcaggccaaaaagtttgcccgccccgatCTAGACAGCTCGTTTTAGAGTGCTAGCATGAGCCTCTCTCTAGTACAAGTCTGTGGATTGGGGCTGGAGGTTTGCTCCCAGATGCAGAACAGACGTGTCCTAAGATACTGAGAGTACTTATTATACAGCCTCAAAGCCATCCGTATTTTTTATTGTAAGCTTCTCTAGCTTCCACGTTTCAAGTAAAGAAGGGTGATGTTTACAGCTAGCCTAACTGCAGGTTGGACATTTAGGGTTTGTCCTCCAAGGTGCTAAGCACTgtggcctgatccagcaaagtaggTGTTTAACTGCAAGCCCATGAATCatctcactgatgtcaataggattgcacatgtgcttaaagttaagcctgtgtTTAGTGCTTTTGCTGTACCACTTTGGCAGGCTTGACCATTTGAACTGCCTGCCATGTTTTTCATTCTTATAATTTCTAGGCATTAATTAAgatatttgtttccttttcacaGAACCAAATATGTTTTCTCAAACTGCAATTATGCCGCTGCAGAGAACTCCTGTAAGCACCAGTCAAATTCCGTCTTATTATTCCCCACCCACATGCAATTCAAATCCAATCCCACATCACCATACAAATGTGCAGGCCGTGGGACCGGTTAAGCATGATGAAGCTCTTTCTTCATGTTGGCATTCCCTGTGCTCCTCTTCTTCATCGGGCAACACAGTTAATACACAGACACAGAACAGTTTTGTGATGGATGCACTTAACCCTAACCCACAAAACAGCAGTTCTCTCTCAGCTCTTCCTGAAAATGTTCTGAACTGGACTGATCAGAAGGATCTAAACTACTATCGAGATTTCGCCAGCACAAATGGTATAGGAGCATCAGTGATGTCACAGCAAGACATGCAGAATGTCTCTGATAGCAGCATCATGCATCAGGCTCACGCCATAAACGTCACAGCACCCAGCATTGTTAACATGGAGACTGATGAAATGGGATGCATGAGCATGAACGTAGAAAAGGCATCATTTAATCAAGTTTTAAATCCAAGTGATCACAGGAGGCAAATCCATCAGGTACCTTCTACCAGTACATCTCTAGCAGCTTCTTGTAGCTCATCTTTTAGTTCACAGTCCAATGCATTTCATTCAGCTGCGTACAATTTCCTAGACCCTCAAGTTGTGAACGAATCAAGGCCACCCAGCACTCTTATCCAGAATAATCAAAATAGTGCTTCCAATAGTCAGTACTACTCAGGTGGGACCCAAGGTGAAGAAGAGCTTTTGAACTCCTTTG from Lepidochelys kempii isolate rLepKem1 chromosome 3, rLepKem1.hap2, whole genome shotgun sequence encodes the following:
- the REL gene encoding proto-oncogene c-Rel isoform X1 codes for the protein MAGGSEPCVEIFEQPRQRGMRFRYKCEGRSAGSIPGERSTDSNKTYPSVEVLNFDDKVKVRITLVTKNEPYKPHPHDLVGKDCRDGYYEAEFGRDRRVLSFQNLGIQCVKKRDLKESICSRIARKINPFSVPEEQLLNVDEYDLNVVRLCFQVFLPDEHGNCTLPLPPVISNPIYDNRAPNTAELRICRVNKNCGSVKGGDEIFLLCDKVQKDDIEVRFVWNEWEAKGSFSQADVHRQVAIVFKTPPFYEDISEPVTVKMQLRRPSDQEVSESMDFRYLPDEKDPYGNKAKRQRQISTLTLQKLIQEYGPSVSERPKAAPFRSIPGEGRVIKKEPNMFSQTAIMPLQRTPVSTSQIPSYYSPPTCNSNPIPHHHTNVQAVGPVKHDEALSSCWHSLCSSSSSGNTVNTQTQNSFVMDALNPNPQNSSSLSALPENVLNWTDQKDLNYYRDFASTNGIGASVMSQQDMQNVSDSSIMHQAHAINVTAPSIVNMETDEMGCMSMNVEKASFNQVLNPSDHRRQIHQVPSTSTSLAASCSSSFSSQSNAFHSAAYNFLDPQVVNESRPPSTLIQNNQNSASNSQYYSGGTQGEEELLNSFGATLEAILQSFNH
- the REL gene encoding proto-oncogene c-Rel isoform X2, translating into MAGGSEPCVEIFEQPRQRGMRFRYKCEGRSAGSIPGERSTDSNKTYPSVEVLNFDDKVKVRITLVTKNEPYKPHPHDLVGKDCRDGYYEAEFGRDRRVLSFQNLGIQCVKKRDLKESICSRIARKINPFSVPEEQLLNVDEYDLNVVRLCFQVFLPDEHGNCTLPLPPVISNPIYDNRAPNTAELRICRVNKNCGSVKGGDEIFLLCDKVQKDDIEVRFVWNEWEAKGSFSQADVHRQVAIVFKTPPFYEDISEPVTVKMQLRRPSDQEVSESMDFRYLPDEKDPYGNKAKRQRQISTLTLQKLIQEYGPSVSERPKAAPFRSIPGEGRVIKKEPNMFSQTAIMPLQRTPVSTSQIPSYYSPPTCNSNPIPHHHTNVQAVGPVKHDEALSSCWHSLCSSSSSGNTVNTQTQNSFVMDALNPNPQNSSSLSALPENVLNWTDQKDLNYYRDFASTNGIGASVMSQQDMQNVSDSSIMHQAHAINVTAPSIVNMETDEMGCMSMNVEKASFNQVLNPSDHRRQIHQEVGCGVNLQLFILPHKM
- the REL gene encoding proto-oncogene c-Rel isoform X3, whose product is MAGGSEPCVEIFEQPRQRGMRFRYKCEGRSAGSIPGERSTDSNKTYPSVEVLNFDDKVKVRITLVTKNEPYKPHPHDLVGKDCRDGYYEAEFGRDRRVLSFQNLGIQCVKKRDLKESICSRIARKINPFSVPEEQLLNVDEYDLNVVRLCFQVFLPDEHGNCTLPLPPVISNPIYDNRAPNTAELRICRVNKNCGSVKGGDEIFLLCDKVQKDDIEVRFVWNEWEAKGSFSQADVHRQVAIVFKTPPFYEDISEPVTVKMQLRRPSDQEVSESMDFRYLPDEKDPYGNKAKRQRQISTLTLQKLIQEYGPSVSERPKAAPFRSIPGEGRVIKKEPNMFSQTAIMPLQRTPVSTSQIPSYYSPPTCNSNPIPHHHTNVQAVGPVKHDEALSSCWHSLCSSSSSGNTVNTQTQNSFVMDALNPNPQNSSSLSALPENVLNWTDQKDLNYYRDFASTNGIGASVMSQQDMQNVSDSSIMHQAHAINVTAPSIVNMETDEMGCMSMNVEKASFNQVLNPSDHRRQIHQNSTWIYHQQSDISGCLL